The window TACCTCTCAGATCAGAGCCGTTTCTCCTGTCTTAGACCGTCTCCAGAGAACCTTCTCTTCCATGGGTAATTTCTTCGATCGGATGGATCTAGCTTTAATTTTCCGATTTATATAAGCTTTATGAAAATTGAGATTTCTGTGATTGTTTTGCGATATGGAACTGATGGTTGTTACTCTAGTGATTaccatttcatttgtttttttgttttgtttcagcgTCTGAGCATCCGTATAAGGGGATCTTCACTACTCTTCCTAAGCCTAGTGGTGGTGAATTCGGAAAGTTCTACAGCTTGCCTGCTCTGAATGATCCACGGATTGGTAACGATTTTAACATCTCTGTGAACAATTTGATTGAAAAAAGTTACAGAAGGATCAGAATCTAAGAGAAGTGCTCTGTTTGTAGATAAACTGCCATACTCTATCAGGATTCTTCTTGAATCTGCGATTCGTAATTGTGATAACTTCCAAGTAACCAAGGAAGATGTTGAGAAGATTATTGACTGGGAAAANNNNNNNNNNNNNNNNNNNNNNNNNNNNNNNNNNNNNNNNNNNNNNNNNNNNNNNNNNNNNNNNNNNNNNNNNNNNNNNNNNNNNNNNNNNNNNNNNNNNNNNNNNNNNNNNNNNNNNNNNNNNNNNNNNNNNNNNNNNNNNNNNNNNNNNNNNNNNNNNNNNNNNNNNNNNNNNNNNNNNNNNNNNNNNNNNNNNNNNNNNNNNNNNNNNNNNNNNNNNNNNNNNNNNNNNNNNNNNNNNNNNNNNNNNNNNNNNNNNNNNNNNNNNNNNNNNNNNNNNNNNNNNNNNNNNNNNNNNNNNNNNNNNNNNNNNNNNNNNNNNNNNNNNNNNTTTTACGTCTCTTCTGCTCCATTTTAGTGAGGCTTGTGAACCTTTCTTATGCTGCAACTCTTTTTGCTGACAGCCCATGAGTATGGTATTGCCTGGTGTTGTTGGATTCAAACTGTCCGGAAAAATGCGCAATGGTGTAACAGCTACTGATTTGGTTCTAACAGTGACTCAAATGCTGAGGAAGCATGGTGTTGTTGGAAAGTTTGTTGAATTCTATGGTAATATATATCCTTCTGAGCtcttgtgtgttttgtgtgttttcggAAAATGATAAAGCCTACTTTTTTTCGTCTTAGGTGATGGTATGAGTGGGCTCTCCCTAGCTGACAGGGCCACAATTGCCAATATGTCTCCCGAGTATGGTGCAACCATGGGTTTCTTCCCTGTGGATCATGTTACTCTACAGTATCTCAAATTGACTGGAAGAAGTGATGAGACGGTGAGTGTTTGGCTATAATCttccttctatatatatatatatatatataNACTTCCAAGTAACCAAGGAAGATGTTGAGAAGATTATTGACTGGGAAAAAACATCTCCTAAACAAGTCGAGATCCCGTTTAAACCGGCTCGTGTTCTTCTACAGGTAAACTACTGTTTTGTGTAGGGGATGCCAAAATGAATTGTctcttatttgttttcttaaccatttgttttgttctgtggCAGGACTTTACTGGAGTCCCAGCTGTTGTTGACCTTGCTTGTATGCGTGATGCGATGAACAAGCTGGGCAGTGATTCCAACAAAATTAATCCcttggtacttttttttttatttcccacATATCGATGCTATCTGTTTAGCTTAGGGTTCTTCTAGATTTCTTATGTGTACAGTGTCTCTCAGGTTCCGGTGGATCTTGTAATTGACCACTCAGTTCAAGTTGATGTTGCTCGGTCTGAAAACGCAGTGCAAGCAAACATGGAGCTTGAGTTCCAGAGGAACAAGGAAAGGTTTGCTTTCCTTAAATGGGGTTCTACTGCGTTCCAGAACATGCTTGTTGTGCCTCCTGGTTCTGNNNNNNNNNNNNNNNNNNNNNNNNNNNNNNNNNNNNNNNNNNNNNNNNNNNNNNNNNNNNNNNNNNNNNNNNNNNNNNNNNNNNNNNNNNNNNNNNNNNNNNNNNNNNNNNNNNNNNNNNNNNNNNNNNNNNNNNNNNNNNNNNNNNNNNNNNNNNNNNNNNNNNNNNNNNNNNNNNNNNNNNNNNNNNNNNNNNNNNNNNNNNNNNNNNNNNNNNNNNNNNNNNNNNNNNNNNNNNNNNNNNNNNNNNNNNNNNNNNNNNNNNNNNNNNNNNNNNNNNNNNNNNNNNNNNNNNNNNNNNNNNNNNNNNNNNNNNNNNNNNNNNNNNNNNNNNNNNNNNNNNNNNNNNNNNNNNNNNNNNNNNNNNNNNNNNNNNNNNNNNNNNNNNNNNNNNNNNNNNNNNNNNNNNNNNNNNNNNNNNNNNNNNNNNNNNNNNNNNNNNNNNNNNNNNNNNNNNNNNNNNNNNNNNNNNNNNNNNNNNNNNNNNNNNNNNNNNNNNNNNNNNNNNNNNNNNNNNNNNNNNNNNNNNNNNNNNNNNNNNNNNNNNNNNNNNNNNNNNNNNNNNNNNNNNNNNNNNNNNNNNNNNNNNNNNNNNNNNNNNNNNNNNNNNNNNNNNNNNNNNNNNNNNNNNNNNNNNNNNNNNNNNNNNNNNNNNNNNNNNNNNNNNNNNNNNNNNNNNNNNNNNNNNNNNNNNNNNNNNNNNNNNNNNNNNNNNNNNNNNNNNNNNNNNNNNNNNNNNNNNNNNNNNNNNNNNNNNNNNNNNNNNNNNNNNNNNNNNNNNNNNNNNNNNNNNNNNNNNNNNNNNNNNNNNNNNNNNNNNNNNNNNNNNNNNNNNNNNNNNNNNNNNNNNNNNNNNNNNNNNNNNNNNNNNNNNNNNNNNNNNNNNNNNNNNNNNNNNNNNNNNNNNNNNNNNNNNNNNNNNNNNNNNNNNNNNNNNNNNNNNNNNNNNNNNNNNNNNNNNNNNNNNNNNNNNNNNNNNNNNNNNNNNNNNNNNNNNNNNNNNNNNNNNNNNNNNNNNNNNNNNNNNNNNNNNNNNNNNNNNNNNNNNNNNNNNNNNNNNNNNNNNNNNNNNNNNNNNNNNNNNNNNNNNNNNNNNNNNNNNNNNNNNNNNNNNNNNNNNNNNNNNNNNNNNNNNNNNNNNNNNNNNNNNNNNNNNNNNNNNNNNNNNNNNNNNNNNNNNNNNNNNNNNNNNNNNNNNNNNNNNNNNNNNNNNNNNNNNNNNNNNNNNNNNNNNNNNNNNNNNNNNNNNNNNNNNNNNNNNNNNNNNNNNNNNNNNNNNNNNNNNNNNNNNNNNNNNNNNNNNNNNNNNNNNNNNNNNNNNNNNNNNNNNNNNNNNNNNNNNNNNNNNNNNNNNNNNNNNNNNNNNNNNNNNNNNNNNNNNNNNNNNNNNNNNNNNNNNNNNNNNNNNNNNNNNNNNNNNNNNNNNNNNNNNNNNNNNNNNNNNNNNNNNNNNNNNNNNNNNNNNNNNNNNNNNNNNACTTTCGCTAATATCCGTATCGTTAACAAGCTCATGAATGGTGAAGTTGGCCCCAAGACAGTTCACATTCCATCTGGAGAGAAGCTCTCAGTCTTCGACGCAGCCATGGTTTGTGTTTATCTAACTTAATTTTGTATTACTGACTGTACGTTGATCAAGTCTAATGTCTCCTTATCATAATGTTAACTGTATCAGAAATACAAGTCAGCTGGTGAAGACACAATTATTCTCGCTGGAGCTGAGTATGGAAGTGGTAGCTCACGTGATTGGGCTGCCAAGGGACCCATGCTACAGGTTCAGAGCCACTTCCCTCNACAAGCTGTACTAATACATCAAATCCCAGCGTCATGCTTGGTGCTGGTCTTGTTGCAAAAAAGGCTTCTGACCTCGGCCTACAGGTTGGTTTTCCGAGATCAAACTAGAAATCGATCTGATTCCTTGACTTTTCTTGATCTTTTACCAAAAATTTGCCTCTTCAGGTTAAGCCTTGGATAAAGACAAGTCTTGCTCCAGGCTCAGGAGTTGTtacaaaatacttgttaaagAGGTATGTTGTAGTTTTTCAAGTTCTTTGTTGTTAAAGGctaattctttcttttgtgcGGGAAATGTGAAGTGTATATTATATTCCATGCAGTGGACTGCAAGAATATCTGAATCATCAGGGTTTCCATATTGTCGGCTACGGTTGCACTACCTGCATTGGGAATTCTGGAGAAATTAATGAATCAGTGGGAGCTGCTATTACTGAAAATGGTATTATTGAGATTCACAACTAGACTTACTTTGGAccttcttatattattattattatatatatgtggttaACTGTATGGTGTTATTGATTCAAAGTTTTTTGTGCTTGTTAGATATTGTGGCGGCTGCTGTGCTGTCTGGGAACAGGAACTTTGAGGGGCGTGTTCATCCACTAACAAGAGCCAACTACCTTGCATCTCCTCCTTTGGTGGTTGCCTACGCTCTTGCTGGCACGGTAATAAATCACGAAAACttgtcaaatgtttttttgtatgtgaTAATGACACATAACTCATCATCATTTTGGTAATTTAacattcttctttcttattttccaGGTTAACATTGACTTTGAAACGGAGCCTATTGGCACTGGAAAGAACGGCAAGGATGTCTTCCTAAGGGATATCTGGCCAACCACTGAGGAAATTGCTGAGGTATATAGAACTTACAACCAAAGAACAAATTTACTTCTGgtacacaaatattaaaattagtctTTTGGCGTATGGATCAGGTTGTTCAATCCAGTGTTTTGCCTGACATGTTCCGAGCAACATATGAGTCAATCACCAAGGGTAACCCCATGTGGAATAAGCTGTCTGTTCCTGAAGATTCCCTCTACTCATGGGATCCCAACTCAACTTACATTCACGAGCCTCCATACTTTAAGGACATGACCATGGATCCTCCGGGGCCACACAATGTGAAGGATGCTTACTGTTTGCTCAACTTTGGAGACAGTATCACTACCGATCACATCTCTCCAGCTGGGAACATCCAAAAGGACAGTCCCGCTGCTAAGTTTCTCCTCGAGCGTGGTGTTGACCGTAAGGACTTCAACTCATATGGAAGTCGCCGAGGGAATGATGAGATAATGGCCAGAGGGACTTTCGCTAATATCCGTATCGTTAACAAGCTCATGAATGGTGAAGTTGGCCCCAAGACAGTTCACATTCCATCTGGAGAGAAGCTCTCAGTCTTCGACGCAGCCATGGTTTGTGTTTATCTAACTTAATTTTGTATTACTGACTGTACGTTGATCAAGTCTAATGTCTCCTTATCATAATGTTAACTGTATCAGAAATACAAGTCAGCTGGTGAAGACACAATTATTCTCGCTGGAGCTGAGTATGGAAGTGGTAGCTCACGTGATTGGGCTGCCAAGGGACCCATGCTACAGGTTCAGAGCCACTTCCCTCGTGTTTTTTTCCGCATAAACCTGTCTTACTGTTttatctgaaacaaaaaaatttgggatTGGCAGGGTGTGAAAGCAGTGATTGCAAAGAGTTTTGAGAGAATTCACCGAAGCAACTTGGTGGGAATGGGAATCATTCCGTTGTGCTTTAAGTCTGGGGAAGATGCCGATACTCTTGGATTGACTGGTCACGAGCGCTACACAATCCATCTCCCAACCGACATCTCAGAAATTAAACCTGGCCAAGATGTTACTGTCACTACTGACAACGGAAAATCTTTCACTTGCACAGTCCGCTTCGACACTGAGGTAAAATACTTCAATCTCCAAAAATGTGAACGCGAGCAAAAAAAGCATTACAATGTTAACTAATACTGGTAAACAAAATGTGCACAGGTGGAATTGGCTTACTTTAACCATGGAGGCATACTTCCATACGTCATCAGAAACTTGAGCAAGCAATAGTGAAGGAAACGACTCAATTTATGGAAAGcataaataaaagagattttttttctctgttgtcATTTTAAAAGGCAGATAATTCTGTCTAAGAGGGGTTAGGTGAAAAGGTGAGAGGATCTCAAGCAATATGATATTTCTTTTGTACGGTTTCAGTGGTTTACTACATGTTTGGGCTCTCCTATGTTTAGCAACTTGCATCCGCtgaatattatttgttttggaaAGGAATAAAAAGCGGATCTCTTTAAATCTTCGAATTTAAGCGAAAAAAACCTAATGACTCtagcttgttttttttatataaaattccCAATAGAGATATTAGAAAAGGAGTTCAACTCTCAAGTATATGAAGAATACTAATGACtctagcttcttttttttttaatctattggCTCCTTCCTACTTGCTCCCTCTTGGATGAGGTGGTGCTTGAATATAGAGGTTTTGAATGGGAGGACATAAAAAAAGCAGATCACTCTTTAATGTATTCTTCCTATCACTAAGGgtctgactggttcaaacgctgcggttgcggaAGATTGCTGAAGCGGgtgattgcggtttcaagcgttattaagcgttttgaatgactggtttagcggtttaaaattggtgcatttgcgggaggtttacgactggttgaccagcgggtgcaatagcggttggaacataataaatgtgatatctaatatataaatgtaaaaacaccaaaaattttattaaacttgatttataattaaaatgcattaaaataataattattcaaaaaaaattcatattgaaatacttattcctttatgcatttggtttttcaccaaaattttaatcaagtaatttgataaatgagaaagcatatgctttagatcgtagatcttttctcttttctcttagatcgtggatcagtagttgcatcggtaggaatggtcAAGTGAGAGTTGGGAAGAGtcattggtgatttgttttaacatttttcacaaataatcttattttcttaaatttctgatgaaatattatatttatttagatttttttgaacttatgtgcgatgtgccattaaatttacatcaagttttccgggttattgttagttggaatattttttcttctaattgtttattttataatctctgcaatcATATACctacttcattttctcccatccttaatgagtaaaatggttagata is drawn from Camelina sativa cultivar DH55 chromosome 1, Cs, whole genome shotgun sequence and contains these coding sequences:
- the LOC104699062 gene encoding aconitate hydratase 2, mitochondrial-like (The sequence of the model RefSeq protein was modified relative to this genomic sequence to represent the inferred CDS: added 345 bases not found in genome assembly); protein product: MYITASSSATSSILRAASSRSSSLFSFRSLLSPSVASHSSLLTRRSFGTISPAFRSLPRWSHCFHSKPSPFSLTSQIRAVSPVLDRLQRTFSSMASEHPYKGIFTTLPKPSGGEFGKFYSLPALNDPRIDKLPYSIRILLESAIRNCDNFQVTKEDVEKIIDWEKTSPKQVEIPFKPARVLLQDFTGVPAVVDLACMRDAMNKLGSDSNKINPLVPVDLVIDHSVQVDVARSENAVQANMELEFQRNKERFAFLKWGSTAFQNMLVVPPGSGIVHQVNLEYLGRVVFNTKGLLYPDSVVGTDSHTTMIDGLGVAGWGVGGIEAEATMLGQPMSMVLPGVVGFKLSGKMRNGVTATDLVLTVTQMLRKHGVVGKFVEFYGDGMSGLSLADRATIANMSPEYGATMGFFPVDHVTLQYLKLTGRSDETVAMIEAYLRANNMFVDYSEPQQERVYSSYLELNLDSVEPCISGPKRPHDRVPLKEMKADWHSCLDSKVGFKGFAIPKEAQEKVAKFSFNGQPAELKHGSVVIAAITSCTNTSNPSVMLGAGLVAKKASDLGLQVKPWIKTSLAPGSGVVTKYLLKSGLQEYLNHQGFHIVGYGCTTCIGNSGEINESVGAAITENDIVAAAVLSGNRNFEGRVHPLTRANYLASPPLVVAYALAGTVNIDFETEPIGTGKNGKDVFLRDIWPTTEEIAEVVQSSVLPDMFRATYESITKGNPMWNKLSVPEDSLYSWDPNSTYIHEPPYFKDMTMDPPGPHNVKDAYCLLNFGDSITTDHISPAGNIQKDSPAAKFLLERGVDRKDFNSYGSRRGNDEIMARGTFANIRIVNKLMNGEVGPKTVHIPSGEKLSVFDAAMKYKSAGEDTIILAGAEYGSGSSRDWAAKGPMLQGVKAVIAKSFERIHRSNLVGMGIIPLCFKSGEDADTLGLTGHERYTIHLPTDISEIKPGQDVTVTTDNGKSFTCTVRFDTEVELAYFNHGGILPYVIRNLSKQ